In a single window of the Prionailurus viverrinus isolate Anna chromosome D3, UM_Priviv_1.0, whole genome shotgun sequence genome:
- the MN1 gene encoding transcriptional activator MN1 — protein MFGLDQFEPQINSRNAGQGERNFNEAGLSMNAHFKAPAFHAGGPPGPVDPAMSALGEPPILSMNMEPYGFHARGHSELHAGGLQAQPVHGFFGGQQPHHGHPGGHHPHQHHPHFGGNFGGPDPGASCLHGGRLLGYGGAAAGLGSQPPFAEGYDHMAESQGPESFGPQRPGNLPDFHSSGASGHAVPAPCLPLDQSPNRAASFHGLPASSGSDSHSLEPRRVANQGAVDSLEYNYPGEAPSGHFDMFSPSDSEGQLPHYAAGRQVPGGSFPGASAMPRAAGMVGLSKMHAQQQQQQQQQQQQQQQQQQQQQQQQQQQQQQQQQQHGVFFERFGGARKIPVGLEPGVGSRHPLMQPPQQAPPPPQQQPPQQPQQPPPPQQQQPPPPPGLLVRQNSCPPALPRPQQGEAGTPSGGLQDGGPMLPSQHAQFEYPIHRLENRSMHPYSEPVFNMQHPPPQQAPNQRLQHFDAPPYMNVAKRPRFDFPGSAGVDRCASWNGSMPNGALDNHLSPSAYSGLPGEFTPPVPDSFPSGPPLQHPAPDHQSLQQQQQQQQQQQQQQQQQRQNAALMIKQMASRNQQQRLRQPNLAQLGHPGDVGQGGLVHSGPVGGLAQPNFERESAGAGRLGTFEQQAPHLAQESAWFPGPHPPPGDLLPRRLGGSGLPADCGPHDPGLAPPPPPGGSGVLFRGPLQEPLRMPGEGHVPALPSPGLQFGGSLAGLGQLQSPGAGVGLPSAPSERRPPPPDFTAPALGGQPGFPFSAANRQATPHSGPGVNSPPSAGGGGGGTGGGSGGGAYPPQPDFQPSQRTSASKLGALSLGSFNKPSSKDNLFGQSCLAALSTACQNMIASLGAPNLNVTFNKKNPPEGKRKLSQNETDGAAVAGNPGSDYFPGGTTPGAPGPGGPSGTSNSGSKASGPPNPPAQGDGTSLSPNYTLESTSGNDGKPGPGGGGRGRGRRKRDSGHVSPGTFFDKYSAAPDSGGAPGVSPGQQQAPGAAVGGSSTSEARGAPTPHEKALTSPSWGKGAELLLGDQSDLMASLDGGAKSDGSSPHVGEFASDEVSTSYANEDEVSSSSDNPPALAKASRSPLVTGSPKLPPRGVGAGEHGPKAPPPPLGLGIMSTSTSTPDSYGGGAGHPGTPGLEQVRTPTSSSGAPPPDEIHPLEILQAQIQLQRQQFSISEDQPLGLKGGKKGECAVGSSGAQNGDSELGSCCSEAVKSAMSTIDLDSLMAEHSATWYMPADKALADGADDDKTLAPWEKAKPQNPNSKEAHDLPANKASATQPGNHLQCLSVHCTDDVGDTKARASVPTWRSLHSDISNRFGTFVAALT, from the coding sequence ATGTTTGGGCTGGACCAATTCGAGCCCCAGATCAACAGCAGGAACGCTGGCCAGGGCGAAAGGAACTTTAACGAGGCCGGACTAAGCATGAATGCCCACTTCAAGGCCCCGGCTTTCCACGCGGGGGGACCCCCTGGCCCCGTGGACCCTGCCATGAGCGCGCTGGGCGAGCCCCCGATCTTGAGCATGAACATGGAGCCTTACGGCTTCCACGCGCGTGGTCACTCGGAGTTGCACGCGGGGGGGCTGCAGGCACAGCCGGTGCACGGATTCTTTGGAGGCCAGCAGCCACACCACGGCCACCCGGGAGGCCACCACCCCCATCAACATCACCCTCACTTTGGGGGCAACTTCGGCGGTCCGGACCCAGGGGCCTCATGCCTGCACGGGGGTCGCCTACTTGGCTACGGGGGCGCCGCCGCCGGCCTGGGCAGCCAGCCGCCCTTCGCTGAGGGTTATGACCACATGGCGGAGAGCCAGGGGCCCGAGAGCTTTGGCCCGCAGAGACCCGGGAACCTCCCGGACTTCCACAGTTCGGGCGCCTCGGGCCATGCGGTGCCTGCCCCATGCTTGCCGCTGGACCAGAGCCCTAACCGAGCCGCCTCCTTTCACGGCCTGCCCGCCTCCAGCGGCTCCGATTCCCACAGTCTGGAGCCCCGAAGGGTGGCGAACCAAGGAGCCGTCGACTCGCTGGAATACAATTACCCTGGCGAGGCGCCCTCAGGACATTTCGACATGTTTTCGCCCTCCGATTCCGAAGGGCAGCTGCCTCATTATGCGGCGGGTCGCCAGGTTCCCGGGGGCTCCTTCCCCGGTGCCTCGGCCATGCCCAGAGCTGCAGGCATGGTGGGCTTGTCCAAAATGCAcgcccagcagcagcagcagcagcagcaacagcagcagcagcagcaacagcagcagcagcagcagcagcagcagcaacagcaacagcagcagcagcagcagcagcagcacggCGTGTTCTTCGAGAGATTCGGCGGGGCCCGCAAGATACCGGTGGGTTTGGAGCCGGGAGTAGGCTCCAGGCACCCGTTAATGCAGCCTCCCCAGCAGGCCCCGCCACCCCCTCAGCAGCAGCCCCCGCAGCAGccgcagcagccgccgccgccgcagcagcagcagccgccgccgccacccGGGCTTCTGGTCCGACAAAATTCGTGCCCGCCGGCGCTCCCGCGGCCCCAGCAGGGCGAGGCGGGCACGCCCAGCGGCGGCCTGCAGGACGGGGGCCCCATGCTGCCCAGTCAGCACGCACAGTTCGAGTATCCCATCCACCGGCTGGAGAACCGGAGCATGCACCCTTATTCGGAGCCTGTGTTCAACAtgcagcacccccctccccagcaggcgCCCAACCAGCGGCTGCAGCATTTCGACGCGCCCCCCTACATGAACGTGGCCAAGAGGCCGCGCTTTGACTTCCCGGGCAGCGCGGGAGTGGACCGCTGTGCTTCGTGGAACGGCAGCATGCCCAACGGCGCTTTGGACAACCACCTCTCGCCCTCCGCCTATTCGGGCCTCCCCGGCGAGTTCACGCCGCCCGTGCCCGACAGCTTTCCCTCAGGGCCACCCCTGCAGCATCCGGCCCCGGACCACCAGTCcctgcagcagcagcaacagcagcagcaacagcagcagcagcagcaacagcagcagcgcCAAAACGCGGCCCTCATGATTAAGCAGATGGCGTCGCGGAATCAGCAGCAGCGGCTGCGCCAGCCGAACCTGGCTCAGCTAGGCCACCCCGGGGACGTGGGCCAGGGCGGCCTGGTACACAGTGGCCCGGTGGGCGGCTTGGCCCAGCCGAACTTTGAGCGCGAAAGCGCGGGCGCGGGGCGCCTGGGCACTTTCGAGCAGCAGGCGCCTCACTTGGCGCAGGAGAGCGCGTGGTTCCCAGGTCCGCACCCGCCGCCGGGTGACCTGCTGCCCCGCAGGCTGGGCGGCTCTGGCCTGCCGGCTGACTGCGGCCCGCACGACCCCGGCCTggcgccgccccctccccccggcggCTCCGGAGTGCTGTTCCGTGGCCCTCTGCAGGAGCCGCTGAGGATGCCCGGAGAGGGCCACGTGCCCGCGCTGCCCTCCCCCGGCCTGCAGTTCGGGGGCAGCCTGGCCGGCCTGGGCCAACTGCAGTCgcccggggctggggtgggactgCCCAGCGCTCCCTCCGAGCGCAGGCCCCCGCCGCCGGATTTCACAGCACCGGCGCTCGGGGGCCAGCCTGGCTTCCCGTTCAGCGCGGCGAACCGGCAGGCCACGCCACACAGCGGCCCGGGTGTGAACTCGCCCCCGagcgcgggcgggggcgggggaggcacgGGCGGCGGCAGCGGAGGGGGCGCCTACCCGCCGCAGCCCGATTTCCAGCCCAGCCAGCGCACCTCGGCCAGTAAGCTGGGCGCGCTGTCGCTGGGCTCCTTCAACAAGCCCAGCTCCAAGGACAACCTGTTCGGCCAGAGCTGCCTGGCCGCACTCTCCACCGCCTGCCAGAACATGATCGCCAGCCTCGGGGCCCCCAACCTCAACGTGACCTTCAACAAGAAGAACCCGCCCGAGGgcaagaggaaactgagccaGAACGAGACCGACGGCGCGGCTGTGGCCGGCAACCCGGGCTCGGATTACTTCCCGGGGGGGACCAcccctggggccccagggcctggaggcccgtcGGGGACTAGTAACAGTGGCTCCAAAGCCTCGGGGCCGCCCAACCCGCCCGCCCAGGGGGACGGCACGAGCCTCTCCCCAAACTACACCCTGGAATCAACATCCGGGAACGACGGCAAGCCGGGCCCCGGGGGCGGCGGCCGGGGACGGGGTCGAAGAAAAAGGGACAGTGGTCACGTGAGCCCCGGGACCTTCTTCGACAAGTACTCGGCCGCGCCAGACAGCGGGGGCGCGCCTGGGGTGAGCCCAGGGCAGCAGCAGGCGCCAGGCGCAGCCGTCGGGGGAAGCTCCACGAGCGAGGCTCGCGGGGCTCCTACGCCTCACGAGAAAGCGCTCACGTCGCCGTCGTGGGGGAAGGGGGCCGAGTTGCTCCTGGGGGACCAGTCGGACCTCATGGCTTCCCTGGACGGCGGGGCCAAGTCGGACGGGAGTTCCCCGCACGTGGGCGAGTTTGCCTCGGACGAGGTGAGCACGAGCTACGCCAACGAGGACGAGGTGTCGTCCAGCTCCGACaaccccccagccctggccaaAGCGAGTAGGAGCCCCCTGGTGACAGGCTCGCCCAAACTCCCTCCCCGTGGGGTGGGCGCTGGGGAACACGGACCTaaggcgcccccgcccccgctcggCCTGGGCATCATGTCTACCTCTACCTCCACCCCTGACAGCTACGGCGGGGGCGCGGGCCATCCCGGCACGCCGGGCCTGGAGCAGGTCCGGACCCCCACGAGCAGCAGCGGTGCGCCACCCCCCGACGAGATCCACCCCCTGGAGATCCTCCAGGCGCAGATCCAGCTACAGAGGCAGCAGTTCAGCATCTCCGAGGACCAGCCCCTGGGGCTCAAGGGTGGCAAGAAGGGGGAGTGCGCCGTTGGGTCCTCGGGCGCGCAGAATGGCGACAGCGAGCTGGGCAGCTGCTGCTCCGAGGCGGTCAAGAGCGCCATGAGCACCATCGACCTGGACTCCCTGATGGCAGAGCACAGCGCCACCTGGTACATGCCCGCTGACAAGGCCTTGGCGGACGGCGCGGACGACGACAAGACGCTGGCACCTTGGGAGAAGGCCAAACCCCAGAACCCCAACAGCAAAGAAG